A window of Candidatus Nitrospira allomarina genomic DNA:
CAGGCAAGTTCCTGACATCCATCGTCGGACTTATCGTGGCCAATGTCTTCACGTTCATTGAAAAACCGCTCATGGCCCGGCTGATAAGCGATCATTACGTTTTTCTTGGTCTCATTGATCAACTCTTTCCTCGAAAAACCATGGAGCAAATGTTAGAGCAACTCACGGCCATGCAAGGCCGATCCTCAACCGACCATTCGGCCTCCGGCGGAGAAGGCCGCCCACACACGGCCGAATGGGAGACAAACAGGCTTGCCGGTTCAACTGCCGATTTAACAGCGGCCATACAAACTTTGACGATATTGCAGCAGGAGCAACATGCGGAAATCCGACGAACCGTGTCGGACCTTTCACGTGTCATGACGGACCGGCTTCAAGGTCCCCTTAATGATTTGAACGATGCCATTCACAGCCTCACCAAATGGCTCAAGGAAGCCAATCTGCATCCTATGCCGACGGAAAAACCTTTCGAAGACCGCCCAGCCCTTTGGAAGACCTCTTCATACGCTCGGAGCCCTTCCATGATCAGCCTTTTCGATAAAATCGGCTCCTGGCCAAAACGGCCGGGGCCAGTCAGGCACCGGCGGACAGGATGAGTTCCCCGACGGATCCGGATAACACCAGTTCTCTCACGACGGGAGGAATCATCGATCTCATGACCTCACTGGCCATGATCTTCATTCTGCTCTTTGCGGCCTTTATCACCCAAACCCCCTCCGAAGCCCGATCGCAATTGCAAGAACACAAAGAGAATGTGCAGGCAGCCCTTCGGGACCACTTAGAGCGATTGGGACTTACCCTGGATTCCGATCCCCACGATCCGCTCACGCTTCTCATCGTCGTCCCCGACAATAAACTCACCTTTGAGTTCGGACAAAGCATACTTTCTCATGACGCCGTCCAGTTTTTACAGGAGGCGATGCCGTTCTATGCGGCCGTCTTATGCGGACCTTTACGCGACAAAATCGATTCCCTCGCAATCCAGGGTCACACCGACGATCGCGGGGACGATGCCTATAATTTAAAATTAAGCCAGGAGCGATCCCTGGCCGTGATGGTGAAGGGGCTAGAGGCCATTGAGGCGCAAGAGCCGTCGGCCTATCAATGCTTCCAAGCCATGACATCAGCTTCCGGCCGTGGCAGGCAAGACTTGATCTACGATGGGAATAGCAGGGTGAACCGGGAAAAGAGCCGCCGCGTGATCTTTAAAATCCGGCTCCGTTCAACCGAGCAACGTCACATGGCCGAAGGGCTTCCCACAATTCTTCCATCGTTGTAGGCATCAACCTGCCAATGTGATCCCAAATTTCACACTGTCACCACAATTTTCCCTTTTTGCTGGTTGGAGACCATATAGCGATGCGCTTCCGCTATTTCGGCCAAGGGAAACGTGCGATCGATGATCGGTTTTAACGCGCCGGATTCTAATCCCTGGTAAATATAGTCTTTCCCGCGCTTCAGCATTTCCGGGTTTTTGACAATCTCAAACAACGTATACCCTCGTATGGTTAACCCTTTTGCCAGGGCAGGGAACAAAGGAAATGGGGTTGGGTGTGGAGCCAATGCCCCATATTCAAAGATAATCCCTCCAGGTGCGGTGACGGCGGCGAGTTCTTCCAACAACGGACCCGCAACAGGATCAAACACCAGGCGCGCGCCTTTTCTAGAGGTGAGTGCCATCCCTCTTTCCACCAGATCTTCCTCATCGGTCACAATCACCTGATCCGCTCCCGCTTGAAGGAGAAAGGCTTTTTTATCTGCGCCACGAGTCGTTGCAATCGCGATTCCTCCGGTAGCTTTGACGATTTGAATGGCCGCCAATCCCACGCTGCTGCTGGCGGCGGTTATCAAAACCGTGTCGCCTGTTTTCAGATTTCCGTATTCTATGAGTGCCCCATACGCCGTCATGTATTGCATCCAGATGGCAGCACCTTCAATGGCGGAGAGGTTGTCGGGATAAGGAGCGGCCGCAGATGCCGGGACGATGGCACTCTCACCATAGACACCATATTGGCTCATGGGATAGGACGGGATCGTACTGACCCTGTCCCCAATCCGAAGGTCTGTGATGTCGGGACCAACGGCATCAATGACTCCTGCCGCTTCATACCCTATCCGAGAGGGCAGTTGAGGAGTCTCCAAATATTGGCCTTTTCTCAGCATGACTTCGGCGCGGTTAAGGCCAATAGCCTCCACCTTCAGGCGAACTTCTCCCTTGCCCGGTTCGGCCAAAGGTAACTCTTCAAGCTTCAGAACGTCAGGTCCGCCTGTTTGATGAAAACGCACGATCCTTGGCATCACCTACCTCCTTCAAAAAAATCATTTGGGTCAGGTTTTTGATCGTTCCTTCACAAATTTCACGATGCGGTCCACGTCGTCATCCGCCTCCCGGACCATTTGGAGAAATTCAATGGGATTGACGTTGACCTTTCTCAGAAATCGACGATCCGCACCGCAACTATACATCAGATCGGGTGGCAACTCTCCATAAAGCTTGGCTCTGGCTTTCTCGATAATGCGCGGAAACCATTCCAATCCGGCCAGAGAGGCCTCCCGGGGCGGGAACAATTCGGTGATTTTCACAAATTTCGAATACTGTCCCTGTTGATCGTTTAAAAAATAATCCCGCCTTATCCTGGTGATGGCGAGAGCGGTTTCCGGATCGGGTTCTCCGGCATCACACCAGTCCTCCACAAAGTCGAAAATTTCCTGAGGCGTGGCCCCGATCGATCGAAGAAAATCTTCTTCTTTTTTCGTAAACATTACGTCCACCTTACGCTCCCCGTTTTTATAGGCCGTGACTTTGCTTTCGAAGAGGGCCCGGAATCTCTCTTCCCACTCTTCGGATTCATGATTCATCGTTTGATGTTCCCTTGCAGTTCCAAGTGTATAATCACAAACTTCTGTCGATTCGGATATTGGTTCCTTGAATTGTACGGATGTTTTCATTTCCTTGTCTCCTATTTCAGCATGGCCATTAACATTAATCGACTGACATTCGTTCACACCGGCACTCGCAATTGTCTGCTTAATATCTCAATTCCAGTTTCCAAGGCCGTGATACGGCCTTTAAGGGGCAACATAAGCCGGTCGACCTCCTCTTGTGAATATTTGACAGGAATGTGTTGTCGGCAATTGGTATCCCAGGCTTCCACATGAAAACGAATAACCCGTTCGGGCTTTCCCTTGTACCGGTAATCAGAAAGTTTCTTAAGCAAGGCGGGATCATCCTCAATCACCTCTGCGGTTCCCCACACCTTGATTCGGGTTTGGGTCGCGTAATCCATCAGGAACAAAAAATACTGATGATTTTCGGCTAAATTTCCTAATGAGATATATTGGCGATTGCCTGCGAAATCAACAAAAGCCAGAGTGCGGTCGTCCAGTACTTTGAGAAAGCCCTTGGGACCTCCTCGATGTTGGATGTACGGCCTTCCGTCCTTGTTGGCGGTGGCCAGATACAATGAATCCTGCTTCCTCACAAAATCTGCAAGCTCTTGCGTGATGGTGCTCGACCATCCGTCTCCTTCTTCCATTTGAGCAAAAGGTTTACGTGATCCCATCCTCTCTTGGAGGGCCTTTACGGATGGGGTGAACGCGATATCACTGATTGGTGGTTTCATGGCTTAGTCTCCTTTTCCTAACTCAAGTGGTCGTTAGGCGGCCTGTTCTTTCAGTGGAAGATAGTCGGTATATCCCTTCATATCTCCGCCATAAAATGTGGCACGATCATAGGGGGTGAGAGGTGAGGATTGGCGGATACGCTCCGGGAGGTCAGGGTTGGAAATAAAGTGCCTTCCAAACGCAACAGCATCAGCCAAATTATTTTCTACATATTCAGAGGCTGAAACGGGAGTATGTCCTCCGGCAGAAATCAGGATGGTCTTCAGGACAGGACGAAATAATGAGGAGGTCTGTGGTTTGTCTTCAAGACTCTCGTCCTGCATGCCCGCAAATGATGAACGTGGTTCAATTAAATGGACATAGGCCACGCCTCGGGTATCCAGCGCCCCAAGCACATAAGTGAACAGCTTGATGGGATCGCTATCCTTCATGCCGTTAAACGCGTTAAAGGGTGATAACCGCACGCCGACACGATCTTTCCCCCAAACTTCGATGACGGAATCGACAACCTCCAACAACAAGCGGGCACGATTCTCAATGGATCCTCCATAGTGGTCAGTACGTAAGTTGGAACCATCCTGAAGGAACTGATCGAGTAAATACCCATTGGCTCCATGGACTTCTACGCCATCAAAACCCGCCGATTTGGCGTTTTGAGCCCCTGCGTTATAATCGCCAACAATTCCCGGGATTTCATCTGTTTCTAATGCGCGCGGAACCAAAATCGGCGTTTCCTGCCAATCGACCGTATACGTCCCGCTGTTTTCCGCAGCAAGAGCAGAGGGCGCAACCGGCAACCCACCATCAGGTTGATGAGAGGGATGAGAAATACGCCCCACATGCCAGAGTTGAAGAAAGATTCGGCCGCCGGCTTTATGCACGGCATCGGTCACGAGTTTCCAGCCTTGGACCTGCTCAGGGGAATGTATGCCAGGGGTACCAGGATAGCCTTGGCCCTGTTGGGAGATTTGCGTAGCTTCAGAAACAATCAAACCGGATGACGCACGCTGAGCATAATATTCGGCATTGAGCTCGTGAGGAACATTTCCTGGCTGCTGTGATCGCATCCGTGTTAACGGTGCCATGATGATGCGATTGGGTAAGGTCAGGGAACCTATGTGTAATGGCTCAAATAGTTTTGTCATGATCTGTTTCCTTTGATGAAATAAATATTACGTGACCCGAACTTTTCAATCATGGCGATCGTTCACTTGTGAGCCACCTTTCTGGTATCTAAAAATCGGCGGATATGGGCGGCGATAACCATCCCGTCCTCCTCAAGGGCAAAATGGCCCGTGTTTAAAAGGTGAAACTCGAGATTCTGTAAATCGCGTTTATAGGGATAAGCCCCCTCGGCCGGAAAGATTTTGTCATGCTCTCCCCACACAATTAACGTTGCGGGTTGATATTTGCGCAGATACGCCTGCCATTGGGGATAATGGGGCAGGTTTGAGCCGTAGCTATAAAACAACTGTAATTGAATGTCCCTGTTGCCCGTTCGATCCAAAAGATACTGATCCACCAGCCAATTATCTGGACTGATCGCTTCCGGATCTCTTACCCCATGGGTATATTGCCATTTGGTCGCGGACAGGTTCAGAAAGGCCTCAAGAGCCACGGCGTTCTCGGTCGTGCGGTCTTCCCAATAGGCCCGAAACGGTTTCCAAAATTCCCGCAAGCCCTCCTCATAGGCGTTCCCATTCTGGATAATGAGAGATTCGATCCGTTCGGGGTGATTGACCGCCAATCGAAATCCCACCGGCGCCCCGTAATCCATCAAATAGAGGCTGTAGGATTTCAAGCCCACTTTTTTGATAAATTTCTCTATGACGATTGCCAGATTGTCGAACGTGTAGGTGAACTCGTCCACCGTCGGCATAGAGCTATTTCCGAATCCCGGATAATCCGGAGCCAGCACATGAAACCGATCCGACAATTGTGGAATCAGATTCCGGAACATATGTGAGGAAGTCGGAAACCCATGAAGCAATAAAATAACCGGCCCATTCTTAGGCCCTGCCTCACGATAAAAAATATTCAGACCGTCGACCTCAACCGTTTTATGAAGCGTGGGGTAGTTGACCGCCTTGGGCACGGCGTGACCTGACGCCGGTTCCTGATTTCCGGACTTGGAGGCCGTCGCTCCCATAACCAACAGCCCAAGGAGACTGAACGGCACCACTCCCAAGAAGGTGATAAATGCTTTAACCATCGTGTTATTCAAGCGTTTCATGTTTATGTTCTCCTTTACTCTATTGGTTCGGCGAGTCTTCGCCTTTCAAATTAAGGGCTCGAATCAAACAAATTGTTGCCCCTATACGGCTGCCACTGAGTCATGCAAACGGTTCACGATCTCTTCCGTCGTTAAGACAGTATTGGCAATCATTCGGTAGTTAACCAGCGCGGATTTGTACCCATCCCCTTCGGGAACTTTGGCGCCTGCCGTGGCATCCTTGACCACGGCAACCTCAAAGCCTTGCTCCATCAATTCTCGCATGTGTGATTCCACGCAGAGATTCGAGGACATGCCGGCAAGA
This region includes:
- a CDS encoding OmpA family protein translates to MSSPTDPDNTSSLTTGGIIDLMTSLAMIFILLFAAFITQTPSEARSQLQEHKENVQAALRDHLERLGLTLDSDPHDPLTLLIVVPDNKLTFEFGQSILSHDAVQFLQEAMPFYAAVLCGPLRDKIDSLAIQGHTDDRGDDAYNLKLSQERSLAVMVKGLEAIEAQEPSAYQCFQAMTSASGRGRQDLIYDGNSRVNREKSRRVIFKIRLRSTEQRHMAEGLPTILPSL
- a CDS encoding zinc-dependent alcohol dehydrogenase family protein; this encodes MPRIVRFHQTGGPDVLKLEELPLAEPGKGEVRLKVEAIGLNRAEVMLRKGQYLETPQLPSRIGYEAAGVIDAVGPDITDLRIGDRVSTIPSYPMSQYGVYGESAIVPASAAAPYPDNLSAIEGAAIWMQYMTAYGALIEYGNLKTGDTVLITAASSSVGLAAIQIVKATGGIAIATTRGADKKAFLLQAGADQVIVTDEEDLVERGMALTSRKGARLVFDPVAGPLLEELAAVTAPGGIIFEYGALAPHPTPFPLFPALAKGLTIRGYTLFEIVKNPEMLKRGKDYIYQGLESGALKPIIDRTFPLAEIAEAHRYMVSNQQKGKIVVTV
- a CDS encoding DUF5069 domain-containing protein, with translation MKTSVQFKEPISESTEVCDYTLGTAREHQTMNHESEEWEERFRALFESKVTAYKNGERKVDVMFTKKEEDFLRSIGATPQEIFDFVEDWCDAGEPDPETALAITRIRRDYFLNDQQGQYSKFVKITELFPPREASLAGLEWFPRIIEKARAKLYGELPPDLMYSCGADRRFLRKVNVNPIEFLQMVREADDDVDRIVKFVKERSKT
- a CDS encoding pyridoxamine 5'-phosphate oxidase family protein, with product MKPPISDIAFTPSVKALQERMGSRKPFAQMEEGDGWSSTITQELADFVRKQDSLYLATANKDGRPYIQHRGGPKGFLKVLDDRTLAFVDFAGNRQYISLGNLAENHQYFLFLMDYATQTRIKVWGTAEVIEDDPALLKKLSDYRYKGKPERVIRFHVEAWDTNCRQHIPVKYSQEEVDRLMLPLKGRITALETGIEILSRQLRVPV
- a CDS encoding alkene reductase; amino-acid sequence: MTKLFEPLHIGSLTLPNRIIMAPLTRMRSQQPGNVPHELNAEYYAQRASSGLIVSEATQISQQGQGYPGTPGIHSPEQVQGWKLVTDAVHKAGGRIFLQLWHVGRISHPSHQPDGGLPVAPSALAAENSGTYTVDWQETPILVPRALETDEIPGIVGDYNAGAQNAKSAGFDGVEVHGANGYLLDQFLQDGSNLRTDHYGGSIENRARLLLEVVDSVIEVWGKDRVGVRLSPFNAFNGMKDSDPIKLFTYVLGALDTRGVAYVHLIEPRSSFAGMQDESLEDKPQTSSLFRPVLKTILISAGGHTPVSASEYVENNLADAVAFGRHFISNPDLPERIRQSSPLTPYDRATFYGGDMKGYTDYLPLKEQAA
- a CDS encoding alpha/beta fold hydrolase, with translation MGATASKSGNQEPASGHAVPKAVNYPTLHKTVEVDGLNIFYREAGPKNGPVILLLHGFPTSSHMFRNLIPQLSDRFHVLAPDYPGFGNSSMPTVDEFTYTFDNLAIVIEKFIKKVGLKSYSLYLMDYGAPVGFRLAVNHPERIESLIIQNGNAYEEGLREFWKPFRAYWEDRTTENAVALEAFLNLSATKWQYTHGVRDPEAISPDNWLVDQYLLDRTGNRDIQLQLFYSYGSNLPHYPQWQAYLRKYQPATLIVWGEHDKIFPAEGAYPYKRDLQNLEFHLLNTGHFALEEDGMVIAAHIRRFLDTRKVAHK